The Pseudoalteromonas marina genome contains a region encoding:
- a CDS encoding efflux RND transporter permease subunit has protein sequence MNMIDNAVKSSLTGRIPVIIFVLSILFGLFALKQTPREEEPQIVVPMLDIYVSAPNVEAPEVTRLVTQPLEKLLSQLGGVEHIYSTTQTGASVVTLRFEVGHDREQAILDTYAKLNSYQHTMPSVIKNWQIRPIEVDDVPIVMLGLYSKDPQLYSDYELTRFANEIASALQRIENTSEVKVIAGRKRTLTINLNASALAAHQTTISDVLYALSVSNQLTQLGSVVNGQQKIALQAGDVLRNKSAVEQLVVNVVNGKSVYLLDIASVIDGPGESEHYQWLAQSSNAQQLPMVTLSVAKQTGTNAVAMANHVHQMMAELSRTLLPPEVSYSVLRDYGQTANEKVNNLTSSLVFAVFTVVIFVGVFLGWRPAIVVGLAVPICYGITLALDFAFGYTINRVTLFALILSLGLLVDDPITGIDNISRFLNKKGNKKQQIVGAMSEIRGALLMSTLTIMVAFIPLAFITGMMGPYMAPMAFNVPISVMVSTIVAFFVTPWLAMKLLKPNTDTHTEIKPKISIYQTLLSPLLVSKQRAKWVLWGTLILFIISAMLPVMRLVPLKLLPFDNKNELQVLIDMPEGTNLERTAAFTKQVQTLTWQLNEVSEIAAYVGKPSSMDFNAMVRGYYRREATHLAELRVLLIDKSEREHQSHAVVMRLRKQLAPLAKQGIVIKVVEVPPGPPVLSTLVAEVYRDDFVDEQTHYQAAKQLAERLKQEPHVVEVDTSMVAPSPLQRFVTDKSKAAISAVSTQNIAQSLSVATQGETMGVLYVSSETEPVDIKLQLPYSERNQISQLLALQVRGDRDLAKTSNEFGLQSAPRPLVSLSELGEFTQHQVADIRVRKDQRDVIYVMAELNGRTPAEVIADVNADFNAEPNYFEKTPWINRHFFNNGGTAPWQFPKGTHANFSGEGEWRITIDVFRDMGIAFAFALSAIFIILRVQTQSASLSLIIMSAIPLTVIGIMPGFWLLNQFGERAIAGAPEPVLFTATAMIGMIALAGIVVRNSLILVEFINQARGQGMAIKDALVAAGTVRMRPVLLTAGTTLLGNLVITLDPVFSGLAIAIIFGIVASTVFSLFVVPLVYYLVFASSEGEAHAG, from the coding sequence CTTGATATATATGTATCGGCTCCTAATGTAGAAGCGCCCGAAGTGACACGGTTGGTGACTCAGCCTCTTGAAAAGTTACTTTCCCAGCTCGGCGGTGTTGAACATATTTATTCAACCACACAAACTGGCGCTAGCGTGGTGACACTTAGGTTTGAGGTGGGGCATGATCGCGAACAAGCTATTTTAGATACCTACGCCAAGCTTAATAGTTACCAGCATACAATGCCTTCTGTTATTAAAAATTGGCAAATTCGGCCCATTGAGGTCGATGATGTTCCCATTGTTATGCTTGGGCTGTACAGCAAAGATCCACAACTCTATAGCGATTACGAATTAACACGATTTGCAAACGAAATTGCGAGTGCTTTACAGCGTATTGAAAACACCAGCGAGGTAAAAGTGATTGCTGGGCGTAAACGCACGCTCACTATTAATTTAAATGCCAGCGCGTTGGCTGCTCACCAAACAACTATAAGCGATGTACTTTATGCATTAAGTGTATCTAATCAACTTACGCAACTAGGCAGTGTTGTAAATGGTCAGCAAAAAATAGCTTTGCAAGCGGGTGACGTTTTACGTAATAAGTCTGCAGTGGAGCAGCTTGTAGTAAATGTAGTAAACGGTAAGAGTGTTTACTTACTTGATATTGCAAGCGTGATTGACGGACCTGGCGAGAGCGAACATTACCAATGGCTTGCACAATCTTCTAATGCTCAACAGTTACCCATGGTCACATTAAGTGTGGCTAAGCAAACAGGCACGAATGCCGTGGCGATGGCAAACCATGTTCATCAAATGATGGCCGAGTTATCACGCACGCTTTTACCGCCAGAAGTGAGCTACTCGGTATTAAGAGATTACGGGCAAACCGCCAATGAAAAAGTAAATAATCTAACATCAAGCTTGGTGTTTGCAGTATTTACGGTAGTGATATTTGTTGGGGTGTTTTTGGGCTGGCGACCCGCCATTGTTGTTGGATTAGCGGTGCCTATTTGCTATGGCATTACACTAGCACTGGATTTTGCGTTTGGGTATACCATTAACCGAGTAACGTTATTTGCACTTATTTTATCGTTAGGTTTATTGGTAGATGACCCAATTACAGGCATTGATAATATAAGCCGCTTTTTAAATAAAAAAGGCAACAAAAAGCAGCAAATAGTTGGTGCAATGAGCGAAATTCGCGGTGCATTACTTATGTCTACGTTAACGATTATGGTGGCATTTATTCCGCTGGCATTTATTACCGGCATGATGGGGCCATACATGGCACCTATGGCATTTAACGTTCCAATCAGCGTGATGGTATCCACCATTGTGGCGTTTTTTGTAACGCCATGGCTTGCGATGAAGTTACTCAAGCCCAATACGGATACCCACACTGAAATTAAGCCCAAAATCAGTATTTATCAAACGCTATTAAGCCCACTGCTTGTCTCAAAGCAGCGCGCAAAATGGGTATTATGGGGTACATTAATTTTATTTATTATTAGCGCCATGCTGCCAGTGATGCGTTTAGTGCCTTTAAAGTTATTACCGTTTGATAATAAAAACGAGCTACAAGTATTAATAGACATGCCAGAGGGCACAAATTTAGAACGAACCGCAGCCTTTACCAAACAAGTGCAAACACTCACTTGGCAATTAAACGAAGTAAGTGAAATAGCAGCCTACGTTGGTAAGCCTTCAAGCATGGATTTTAATGCCATGGTACGTGGCTATTATCGCCGTGAGGCGACACATTTAGCAGAGCTAAGAGTGTTATTGATTGATAAGTCTGAGCGCGAGCATCAATCACATGCTGTGGTTATGCGCTTACGGAAACAGCTCGCACCTTTAGCAAAACAAGGCATAGTAATAAAAGTTGTTGAAGTGCCTCCTGGTCCGCCGGTATTAAGTACTTTAGTTGCTGAGGTTTACCGAGATGATTTTGTTGATGAGCAAACTCATTACCAAGCAGCTAAACAATTAGCTGAACGTTTAAAGCAAGAGCCACACGTAGTCGAAGTGGATACCTCTATGGTTGCACCTTCACCTTTACAGCGTTTTGTAACCGATAAGAGCAAAGCGGCAATCAGTGCAGTTTCTACTCAAAATATTGCTCAATCGTTAAGTGTTGCAACACAAGGTGAAACCATGGGTGTACTTTACGTAAGCTCTGAAACTGAGCCTGTTGATATTAAATTACAGTTACCATACAGCGAGCGTAATCAAATTTCGCAATTACTCGCACTGCAAGTAAGGGGTGATAGAGACTTAGCTAAAACCAGTAATGAATTTGGCTTACAAAGTGCACCTAGGCCATTAGTGTCGCTTTCAGAATTAGGTGAATTTACGCAACATCAGGTTGCTGACATCCGGGTTCGTAAAGATCAACGCGATGTAATTTATGTTATGGCTGAGCTAAACGGGCGAACGCCAGCAGAGGTTATTGCAGACGTAAATGCTGATTTTAACGCCGAGCCTAACTATTTTGAAAAAACACCGTGGATAAACCGCCACTTTTTTAATAATGGCGGTACTGCACCATGGCAATTCCCTAAAGGCACTCATGCCAACTTTAGTGGTGAGGGTGAGTGGCGTATTACCATAGATGTGTTTAGGGATATGGGAATTGCATTTGCCTTTGCGCTTAGTGCCATATTTATTATTTTACGTGTTCAAACACAATCTGCGAGCTTGTCGCTAATTATTATGTCGGCTATTCCGCTCACGGTGATAGGTATTATGCCAGGTTTTTGGTTATTAAATCAGTTTGGTGAACGTGCTATAGCTGGCGCTCCTGAGCCGGTATTATTTACCGCCACAGCAATGATTGGGATGATTGCCCTTGCTGGTATTGTGGTACGTAATTCGCTTATTTTAGTCGAATTTATTAATCAAGCCCGAGGCCAAGGTATGGCTATAAAAGATGCGCTGGTTGCTGCTGGAACAGTGCGCATGCGCCCTGTATTACTAACCGCAGGCACGACTTTATTGGGTAACTTAGTAATCACACTTGACCCGGTATTCAGCGGGCTCGCGATTGCGATAATTTTTGGTATTGTGGCGTCTACTGTATTTTCGTTATTTGTAGTGCCACTTGTTTATTATTTAGTGTTTGCAAGTTCAGAGGGTGAAGCGCATGCAGGGTAA
- a CDS encoding efflux RND transporter periplasmic adaptor subunit, with protein MQGKSKLIGALIALLVIIMAVLYMAGSFSDQQAAGLKESQQSNYQGERVTIALQSITGIEQVPGSVIAKQNTQISSNVMAQVEQLKVRAGDMVTKGDLLITLKQDDFKAALAQSDANINAVKASLTQAQKQLVRMSDLNAKGLVPVSELDEAKAKFDNLTANLAAAQQQQAQAKVALNYTQIIAPISGVVVERLTEPGDTATPGKPLITVYNPLQLQLEFNVREQQAVKLKLGDSLNVALPSLAITTPAVVSEIVPVADNSARSLLIRLDTNAQLGLIPGLYAQLQLPTKSAQGILIEPSWVHEFGQLNMVYVLENETPVKRFVRLGTMVNNKQHVIAGLKEGDILAIDYSPLHGIK; from the coding sequence ATGCAGGGTAAATCAAAACTAATCGGCGCTTTAATCGCTTTATTGGTAATTATTATGGCTGTGCTTTACATGGCAGGCAGCTTTTCTGACCAACAAGCTGCTGGTTTAAAAGAATCACAACAAAGTAATTATCAAGGTGAGCGAGTCACCATTGCGCTGCAAAGCATCACCGGTATTGAGCAGGTACCGGGTAGTGTAATTGCAAAACAAAATACGCAAATTTCATCAAATGTTATGGCGCAGGTGGAGCAGCTAAAAGTACGAGCGGGCGATATGGTCACTAAAGGCGATTTACTTATTACCCTCAAGCAAGATGATTTTAAAGCGGCGTTAGCACAAAGCGACGCGAATATTAACGCGGTGAAAGCATCGTTGACGCAAGCTCAAAAGCAATTAGTTAGAATGAGTGATTTAAATGCGAAGGGGTTGGTGCCTGTTAGTGAATTGGATGAGGCTAAGGCTAAATTTGATAATCTCACTGCTAATTTAGCCGCCGCTCAGCAGCAACAAGCACAAGCAAAAGTGGCGCTAAATTATACTCAAATTATAGCGCCTATTTCAGGGGTTGTGGTTGAGCGTTTAACCGAGCCCGGCGACACCGCCACTCCGGGCAAGCCACTTATTACAGTGTATAACCCATTGCAATTACAGCTCGAATTTAATGTGCGTGAACAACAAGCTGTAAAATTAAAACTCGGAGATAGCTTAAATGTGGCCCTTCCATCTTTGGCAATAACAACACCTGCCGTAGTAAGTGAGATTGTCCCTGTTGCCGACAATAGCGCGCGTAGCTTGCTTATTCGCCTAGATACGAATGCACAGTTAGGGTTAATTCCTGGGCTTTACGCACAGTTGCAGTTACCTACAAAAAGCGCTCAAGGTATTTTAATTGAGCCAAGTTGGGTACATGAGTTTGGGCAATTAAACATGGTGTATGTACTAGAAAACGAAACGCCAGTTAAACGTTTCGTAAGGTTAGGTACAATGGTTAATAACAAACAACATGTAATTGCTGGCCTTAAAGAGGGAGATATTCTTGCTATTGATTATTCCCCCTTGCACGGGATTAAATAA
- a CDS encoding nitroreductase family protein yields MQEHKNQPLTDFIEYSHDEMLARANEFLQTSQRRHSIRSFSDRPVPKEIIETCIKAAGTAPSGANHQPWHFVAINSSDVKKQIRDAAEKLERSFYEGRAGEEWLDALKPLGTDANKPYLEHAPWLIAVFSQKKGGVSTDDKNTNYYVHESVGLATGFLIQALHRAGLATLTHTPKPMSFLTDICGRDKDNERPYMLLIAGYPDEHATVPMHALDKKSIDEIASFI; encoded by the coding sequence ATGCAAGAACATAAAAACCAGCCATTGACCGATTTTATAGAATACTCACACGATGAAATGTTAGCCCGTGCAAATGAATTTTTACAAACAAGCCAGCGCCGCCATAGCATTCGCAGTTTTAGTGACCGCCCAGTGCCAAAAGAGATTATCGAAACCTGTATAAAAGCAGCGGGTACAGCACCTAGTGGTGCAAACCACCAGCCTTGGCATTTTGTGGCTATTAACAGTAGCGATGTAAAAAAACAAATACGCGACGCGGCTGAAAAGCTAGAGCGCTCTTTTTACGAAGGGCGAGCAGGCGAGGAGTGGCTGGATGCATTAAAACCATTAGGGACTGACGCGAACAAACCCTACTTAGAGCATGCACCTTGGCTTATTGCTGTGTTTAGTCAAAAAAAGGGCGGCGTGAGTACTGACGATAAAAATACAAATTACTATGTGCATGAGTCTGTTGGGTTAGCAACGGGGTTTTTAATACAAGCTCTGCACCGAGCAGGCCTTGCAACGCTTACTCACACCCCAAAACCTATGAGCTTTTTAACAGACATTTGTGGCCGCGATAAAGATAACGAGCGCCCTTATATGCTATTAATTGCAGGCTATCCGGATGAGCATGCAACAGTACCAATGCATGCACTAGATAAAAAATCGATTGATGAAATAGCCAGTTTTATTTAA
- a CDS encoding ABC transporter ATP-binding protein: MLSITGLSKTYDNGVHALQGVDLSIGKGMFGLLGPNGAGKSSLMRTIATLQSANAGAITFDGIDVFKDPQALRQRLGYLPQDFGVYSRVSAYDLLDHMAVLKGIHNKRERKESVEGLLAHTNLYQHRSKAVSGFSGGMRQRFGIAQALLGDPDLLIVDEPTAGLDPEERNRFHNLLVSLGEQKVVILSTHIVEDVAELCPNMAVLAGGKILLEGNPIALTDKLQGQIWRKAMSQEEAQELEPQLPVISKRLFAGQTILHVLAEQAPEGFQSSHANLEDVYFSTLLNHRNSQVA; this comes from the coding sequence ATGCTATCAATAACAGGGTTATCAAAAACCTACGACAACGGCGTGCACGCTCTGCAAGGTGTTGATTTATCAATAGGTAAAGGCATGTTTGGGCTACTTGGGCCAAATGGTGCCGGGAAGTCATCGCTAATGCGCACTATTGCAACGTTACAATCTGCCAACGCGGGGGCAATTACCTTTGATGGTATTGATGTATTTAAAGACCCACAAGCACTGCGCCAACGTTTAGGTTACCTTCCGCAAGATTTTGGTGTTTATTCGCGTGTTAGTGCTTACGACTTGCTAGACCATATGGCTGTTTTAAAGGGGATTCATAATAAAAGGGAGCGTAAAGAGTCGGTTGAAGGCCTACTAGCACACACTAATTTATATCAACATCGCTCAAAAGCGGTAAGTGGCTTTTCGGGCGGGATGCGCCAGCGTTTTGGTATTGCTCAAGCGTTATTGGGCGACCCTGATTTACTAATCGTTGATGAGCCAACCGCAGGGCTAGACCCTGAAGAGCGAAATCGCTTTCATAACTTGTTAGTAAGCTTAGGCGAGCAAAAAGTCGTTATATTATCAACCCACATAGTAGAAGATGTGGCTGAACTATGCCCTAATATGGCGGTACTGGCTGGTGGTAAAATTTTATTAGAGGGTAACCCGATTGCCCTCACCGACAAGCTGCAAGGCCAAATTTGGCGCAAAGCCATGAGCCAAGAAGAAGCGCAAGAGCTTGAGCCACAGCTACCTGTTATTTCTAAACGCTTATTTGCTGGGCAAACCATATTGCATGTATTAGCGGAACAAGCCCCTGAAGGTTTTCAATCAAGCCATGCAAACCTAGAAGACGTGTACTTTTCTACTTTGCTCAATCATCGTAATAGCCAAGTAGCATAA
- a CDS encoding ABC transporter permease/M1 family aminopeptidase, whose protein sequence is MFFNMLAFELRYFVRQPSFYIISLMFFFMAFFISSSSKFPLGGANVHMNSPFSIMMLTITFCVFAMFLVVNFVASSAIRNSETKMDELVFSKPVNPVPYQTGRFFGAYLVVLVVFLTVPLGVLLGSQFGLSVGWLDSELVGPNKFVYYAAPYFYIAVPSLLVLSAIFNSVAVYFKTMMSVYVAAVVIFIAYQIASAYFDDLAFRNIVVYADPFGLGSLIDLTRYWTVSDKNTEVLTLTGDLLVNRILWVAISITMFFGLGKLSNRIVIKKQQKQFKVSAFVQNKQAALINSAKNYKSAGVSTPSQLIMRSIFELKQVIFSAPFMILAGVSIVTLMIPLFAPIGAYGTTNWPITANMVNIISGISGLFLFVIIAFYSAELVWRERQSGMGDIVDSFPVHNSVFWVSKILALITAISGLFIVGMILTITVQLFKGQFNLELGQYLFRIVYLSLLPLIMLTVLAFFLQIISPNKYVGMGLFILYYIAQIVMDSYGFEHHMYHFSKSSSVPYSDINGYGHFLEAAHWYTLYWGALSLVLAIVGFALWHRGPSQTLRTRLSLLRYNMSLKGQVIVCVSALVFVGAGYNIYHNTRVLNEFITSDAFQDKQVSYEKQFAQYKDLAVPMVTDVDLTVDIYPKKRALSAVAKIKFTNTSNEPISRVLITSPQHAKSWDVTMAGGKIVEKLPALYSAWFEFDQPLMPDEVREGQLSVTREHTGFTDSGSDTQLVANGTFINNWELFPNFGYNRGLQVADKFKRRKHGLPELERANKLEDSQYYTQSDFGQATGFINFRARVTTDESQFAITPGYLQSESVKDGRRTFVYEMDAPIINFYAVQSAELESKKVEHNGVNIEVYFHKSHAWNVDRMIESVQDSIDYFTQAFGPYQHKQLRIIEFPRYRSFAQSFANTVPYSESIGFVTDSRDESKIDLPYYVTAHEVAHQWWGHQVSGANVEGSEVMSETLSQYSALMVLEKRFGPEKLRKFLKYELDRYLMGRTGEAFEEMPLYKTQAQQYLHYNKGSVVMMAIYDRLGEKRLNAALKAFLNEFRYQSTPYPTTLDLLSYLKQDATQAEQNFIDDQFKYITLYELEMKEVSISDEADSEGFYSVTLNVEAVKQRADGQGEETEQPLDELIDIVLFSDDPENLLAEDFVIYSQKHQIVTGTNIIELKVKEKPLFAGVDPYVKLVDKDNVNNLAKF, encoded by the coding sequence ATGTTTTTTAATATGCTCGCGTTTGAGCTGCGCTATTTTGTGCGCCAGCCCTCGTTTTATATCATTTCATTAATGTTCTTTTTTATGGCGTTTTTTATCAGCTCTTCTAGCAAATTTCCGCTAGGCGGCGCTAATGTACATATGAATTCGCCTTTTTCAATTATGATGTTGACCATTACATTTTGTGTATTTGCGATGTTTTTGGTAGTTAACTTTGTTGCCAGCTCCGCTATTAGAAATAGTGAAACTAAAATGGATGAACTGGTTTTTAGTAAGCCTGTTAATCCTGTCCCTTATCAAACTGGGCGCTTTTTTGGTGCTTACTTAGTGGTGCTGGTTGTATTTTTAACCGTGCCTTTAGGAGTACTTTTAGGGTCGCAGTTTGGCTTATCAGTTGGATGGCTCGATAGTGAGCTAGTGGGTCCAAATAAGTTTGTGTATTACGCTGCACCTTATTTTTATATTGCAGTACCCAGTTTGCTGGTGCTTTCGGCTATTTTTAACAGTGTGGCTGTCTATTTTAAAACGATGATGTCGGTGTATGTCGCAGCCGTTGTTATTTTTATCGCCTATCAAATAGCCAGTGCTTATTTTGATGATTTAGCATTTAGAAATATAGTTGTTTACGCCGACCCATTTGGCTTGGGGTCTTTAATTGATTTGACGCGTTACTGGACTGTGAGTGATAAAAACACAGAAGTGCTAACCCTCACAGGTGACCTTTTAGTTAACCGTATATTGTGGGTGGCAATCAGTATTACAATGTTTTTTGGTCTTGGAAAGCTAAGCAACCGCATAGTAATTAAAAAACAGCAAAAACAATTTAAAGTCTCTGCTTTTGTTCAAAATAAACAAGCTGCACTTATCAACAGTGCTAAAAATTATAAATCAGCGGGGGTTAGTACTCCATCTCAGCTAATAATGCGCAGTATATTCGAACTTAAACAAGTTATATTTAGTGCTCCTTTTATGATTTTAGCGGGTGTAAGTATTGTAACGCTTATGATCCCGCTGTTTGCGCCCATAGGCGCTTACGGCACAACTAACTGGCCGATCACCGCGAATATGGTAAATATTATTAGCGGTATTTCTGGTTTATTTTTGTTTGTTATTATCGCTTTTTATAGTGCAGAACTTGTATGGCGCGAACGTCAAAGTGGTATGGGCGATATTGTTGATAGCTTTCCTGTGCATAACAGTGTTTTTTGGGTATCAAAAATACTGGCGTTAATCACGGCTATTTCAGGCTTGTTTATTGTTGGAATGATACTAACAATCACAGTGCAGTTATTTAAAGGGCAATTTAATTTAGAGTTGGGGCAGTATTTATTCAGGATTGTTTATTTATCGCTTTTACCATTGATTATGCTGACGGTGCTTGCCTTCTTTTTACAAATTATTAGCCCAAATAAATACGTAGGGATGGGTTTGTTTATTCTTTATTACATTGCCCAAATCGTAATGGATTCTTATGGATTTGAACACCATATGTATCATTTTTCGAAAAGCAGCAGCGTACCGTACTCTGATATAAACGGTTATGGACACTTTTTGGAAGCAGCGCATTGGTACACATTGTATTGGGGCGCGTTAAGTCTTGTTTTGGCTATTGTAGGATTTGCGTTATGGCATAGAGGACCTTCACAAACACTACGTACACGACTGTCTCTGCTTCGTTATAATATGTCGTTAAAGGGGCAAGTAATTGTTTGTGTTAGTGCACTGGTGTTTGTTGGTGCAGGTTATAACATTTATCACAATACGCGTGTTTTAAACGAATTTATCACAAGCGATGCGTTTCAAGACAAGCAAGTAAGCTATGAAAAACAGTTTGCACAATATAAAGATTTAGCAGTGCCTATGGTGACCGATGTTGACTTAACTGTTGATATTTACCCTAAAAAGCGTGCTTTAAGTGCAGTTGCAAAAATTAAGTTTACTAATACATCTAATGAGCCAATTTCGCGAGTATTGATCACCTCACCGCAACACGCCAAAAGCTGGGATGTAACGATGGCTGGCGGTAAAATTGTTGAAAAATTACCAGCGCTTTATTCTGCATGGTTTGAATTTGATCAGCCCCTTATGCCAGACGAGGTAAGAGAAGGGCAGCTGTCTGTCACTCGCGAGCATACAGGCTTTACCGATAGTGGCTCCGATACACAGTTAGTGGCTAATGGTACGTTTATTAATAATTGGGAGCTTTTTCCTAACTTCGGGTACAACCGTGGTTTACAGGTGGCTGATAAATTTAAGCGCCGTAAACATGGCTTACCAGAGCTAGAACGAGCAAATAAACTTGAAGATAGCCAGTACTATACACAAAGTGATTTTGGTCAAGCTACTGGGTTTATTAACTTTAGGGCCAGGGTAACGACCGATGAATCGCAATTTGCGATTACACCTGGTTATTTACAAAGTGAAAGCGTAAAAGATGGGCGCCGAACCTTTGTTTATGAAATGGATGCACCTATTATAAATTTTTATGCGGTGCAGTCGGCTGAATTGGAAAGTAAAAAGGTTGAGCATAATGGTGTAAATATTGAGGTTTATTTCCATAAAAGTCATGCGTGGAATGTTGACCGCATGATTGAATCGGTTCAAGACTCGATAGATTATTTTACACAAGCATTTGGCCCCTATCAGCATAAGCAATTACGTATTATTGAATTTCCTCGCTATCGCTCATTTGCGCAAAGTTTTGCTAATACTGTTCCTTATTCAGAAAGCATTGGTTTTGTTACAGACTCAAGGGATGAAAGTAAAATTGACCTGCCTTATTACGTAACTGCACACGAAGTAGCGCATCAATGGTGGGGTCATCAAGTATCAGGCGCCAATGTAGAGGGGAGTGAAGTTATGTCCGAAACGCTTTCACAATACAGTGCGCTTATGGTGCTTGAAAAACGCTTTGGCCCAGAAAAGCTACGTAAGTTTTTAAAATACGAGCTAGATAGGTACTTAATGGGCCGCACTGGAGAAGCGTTTGAAGAGATGCCACTATATAAAACCCAGGCTCAGCAATACCTTCATTACAATAAAGGATCTGTTGTTATGATGGCGATTTATGATCGCCTAGGTGAAAAACGCCTAAACGCTGCACTTAAGGCATTTTTAAATGAGTTTAGATATCAGTCAACGCCATACCCAACAACACTTGATTTACTAAGTTATTTAAAACAAGACGCAACCCAAGCTGAGCAAAACTTTATTGACGATCAGTTTAAATATATCACTTTGTATGAGCTGGAAATGAAAGAGGTTTCGATTTCAGACGAAGCCGACAGTGAGGGCTTTTACAGTGTTACGTTAAACGTTGAAGCTGTTAAGCAACGTGCTGATGGTCAAGGTGAAGAAACAGAACAGCCACTCGATGAGTTAATTGATATTGTGTTGTTTAGTGACGATCCTGAAAATCTACTCGCTGAAGATTTTGTGATTTACTCACAAAAACATCAAATAGTAACGGGTACTAATATTATTGAGTTAAAGGTAAAAGAAAAACCTTTATTTGCAGGGGTAGATCCGTACGTAAAACTGGTTGATAAAGACAATGTAAATAATTTGGCTAAGTTTTAA
- a CDS encoding Bor family protein, whose translation MKSLIMGFVVLGLSACSAVTIQPHAIAKITSKATYEDSRPFYLWGLVGEERVDVKQICTDTQAAQMQSQQTFSDGALGLITLGIYSPHTIKVWCEEQNTQEAL comes from the coding sequence ATGAAATCATTAATAATGGGGTTTGTAGTATTAGGCTTAAGCGCCTGTTCTGCGGTTACCATACAGCCACACGCTATCGCAAAAATTACAAGTAAAGCGACCTACGAAGATAGCCGTCCATTTTATTTATGGGGATTAGTAGGAGAGGAACGTGTAGATGTAAAACAGATTTGTACAGATACACAAGCGGCTCAAATGCAGTCGCAACAAACATTTAGCGATGGTGCGTTGGGTTTAATTACGCTAGGCATTTATTCACCACATACCATAAAGGTATGGTGTGAAGAGCAAAATACGCAGGAGGCGTTATGA
- a CDS encoding Bor/Iss family lipoprotein: MNLKLILGSITFAMLTGCTNIYFDNGVPEKVNNQSHNSSQWHHNFALALYEGSDAVDLSEHCPQGQWQTVHTYKSFSNGVAEVVVNQIGPAWYPKTVEVSCTKVPFKAE; encoded by the coding sequence ATGAATCTTAAATTAATTTTAGGCAGTATTACTTTTGCTATGTTAACTGGTTGCACAAATATTTACTTTGATAATGGTGTACCTGAAAAAGTTAATAACCAGTCGCACAATAGTTCTCAGTGGCATCATAATTTTGCTTTAGCTTTGTATGAGGGATCTGATGCGGTTGACTTAAGTGAGCATTGCCCGCAAGGACAATGGCAAACGGTGCACACGTATAAGTCATTTAGTAATGGAGTAGCGGAGGTTGTAGTTAATCAGATAGGCCCGGCTTGGTACCCTAAAACAGTTGAAGTGAGCTGCACTAAGGTACCTTTTAAAGCTGAGTAG